One window of Microbacterium sp. 1S1 genomic DNA carries:
- a CDS encoding thioredoxin family protein — protein MSPAVALAAVAALVVLGVLAGVAVRRREGRLRDGGALRFDPADAKGAALGSSATLVQFSTETCARCPQVRRLLGAYAAADADLAHIEIDLTHRPDLSARYRVLQTPTTFVLDATGVVRARFAGIPAHEHLTRALAAV, from the coding sequence ATGTCCCCCGCAGTCGCCCTCGCCGCCGTGGCCGCGCTTGTCGTGCTCGGCGTCCTGGCGGGGGTCGCGGTTCGACGCCGAGAAGGTCGCCTTCGCGACGGCGGGGCCCTGCGCTTCGATCCCGCGGATGCGAAGGGTGCGGCCCTGGGTTCCAGCGCGACCCTCGTGCAGTTCAGCACGGAGACGTGCGCACGCTGCCCCCAGGTCCGTCGACTTCTCGGCGCCTACGCGGCCGCCGACGCCGACCTCGCGCACATCGAGATCGACCTGACGCACCGCCCCGACCTCTCGGCGCGCTACCGCGTGCTGCAGACGCCGACCACCTTCGTGCTCGACGCGACTGGGGTCGTCCGCGCGCGGTTCGCGGGTATTCCCGCTCACGAGCACCTGACCCGTGCCCTCGCCGCCGTCTGA
- a CDS encoding NUDIX domain-containing protein: MGWITHASRTTYENAWIRVREDDVTGPGGRGIYGVMTVRNPAVFVVAMDADDRVCLVNIDRYTIGPSIEVPAGGTDGEDPLRAAERELLEETGYRARQWEHLGITHALDGVAEATEHVYLAREIHWVGDAAGSRAEEGIDEVEWVPFGEVLRMIADGRITDGETIAAMALAGIRLGRFR; the protein is encoded by the coding sequence ATGGGATGGATCACGCACGCCTCGCGCACGACCTACGAGAACGCCTGGATCCGCGTCCGTGAGGACGACGTCACCGGCCCGGGCGGAAGAGGCATCTACGGCGTGATGACGGTCAGGAACCCCGCGGTGTTCGTCGTCGCGATGGACGCCGACGACCGGGTCTGTCTCGTGAACATCGATCGCTACACGATCGGCCCGTCCATCGAGGTCCCCGCCGGCGGGACGGACGGCGAGGACCCCCTCCGTGCTGCGGAACGCGAGCTCCTGGAGGAAACGGGCTACCGAGCGAGGCAGTGGGAGCACCTCGGGATCACCCACGCCCTCGACGGTGTGGCGGAGGCGACCGAGCACGTCTACCTCGCTCGCGAGATCCATTGGGTCGGAGACGCGGCAGGCAGTCGTGCCGAGGAAGGCATTGACGAGGTCGAGTGGGTGCCGTTCGGCGAGGTCCTCCGGATGATCGCGGACGGCCGCATCACGGACGGCGAGACGATCGCCGCGATGGCTCTCGCCGGGATCCGACTCGGGAGGTTCCGCTGA
- a CDS encoding polyribonucleotide nucleotidyltransferase — protein MEGPEITATEAVLDNGRFGTRTIRFETGRLAQQAQGAVAAYLDGETMLLSATSAGKHPREGFDFFPLTVDVEERSYAAGKIPGSFFRREGRPSTEAILVCRLIDRPLRPSFVDGLRNEVQIVITVLSIAPGEFYDALAINAASASTQISGLPFSGPVAGVRLAFIPGHGQHEDQWVAFPTAEQVSEAVFDLIVAGRVVTKADGSEDVAIMMVEAEATEGSWNLIKAGATKPNEDIVAQGLEASKPFIAQLVKAQAELAATASKEPGVYPVFPAYSDEVYDFVSERAFAELSDVYQIADKTERQNADDAIKDRVKAELIEATEAGSLPAAAPLEFSAAYKSVTKKIVRGRILTEGTRIDGRGLADIRPLDAEVQVIPRVHGSAIFQRGETQIMGVTTLNMLKMEQQIDSLSPTTSKRYMHHYNFPPYSTGETGRVGSPKRREIGHGFLAERALVPVLPSREEFPYAIRQVSEALGSNGSTSMGSVCASTLSLLNAGVPLRAPVAGIAMGLVSDEVNGETRYAALTDILGAEDALGDMDFKVAGTSEFVTAIQLDTKLDGIPSSVLAGALTQARDARLTILNVLNAAIDAPDEMAPTAPRVISVQIPVDKIGELIGPKGKTINAIQDETGAQISIEEDGTVYIGATDGPSAEAARAQVNAIANPTNPEVGEQFLGTVVKIATFGAFISLLPGKDGLLHVTEVRKLAGGKRVENVEDVLSVGQKILVKITKIDDRGKLSLEPVLDDAPAADEAPAEDAAE, from the coding sequence TTGGAAGGTCCTGAAATCACCGCCACCGAGGCCGTTCTCGACAACGGCCGCTTCGGCACCCGCACCATCCGCTTCGAGACCGGCCGCCTCGCGCAGCAGGCTCAGGGCGCCGTCGCCGCGTACCTCGACGGCGAGACCATGCTCCTCTCGGCCACGAGCGCAGGCAAGCACCCGCGTGAAGGCTTCGACTTCTTCCCACTGACGGTCGACGTCGAGGAGCGCTCCTACGCCGCAGGCAAGATCCCCGGCTCGTTCTTCCGTCGTGAGGGTCGTCCCTCGACCGAGGCGATCCTCGTCTGCCGCCTGATCGACCGTCCGCTGCGTCCGTCGTTCGTCGACGGCCTCCGCAACGAGGTCCAGATCGTCATCACGGTCCTCTCGATCGCTCCCGGCGAGTTCTACGACGCCCTGGCGATCAACGCCGCCTCGGCGTCGACCCAGATCTCGGGTCTGCCGTTCTCGGGTCCCGTCGCCGGTGTGCGCCTCGCGTTCATCCCCGGTCACGGGCAGCACGAGGACCAGTGGGTCGCCTTCCCGACCGCGGAGCAGGTCTCCGAGGCCGTGTTCGACCTGATCGTCGCCGGTCGTGTCGTCACCAAGGCCGACGGTTCCGAGGACGTCGCGATCATGATGGTCGAGGCCGAGGCGACCGAGGGCAGCTGGAACCTGATCAAGGCCGGCGCCACCAAGCCGAACGAGGACATCGTGGCCCAGGGCCTCGAGGCCTCGAAGCCGTTCATCGCCCAGCTCGTCAAGGCCCAGGCCGAGCTCGCCGCCACCGCATCGAAGGAGCCGGGGGTCTACCCGGTCTTCCCCGCGTACAGCGACGAGGTCTACGACTTCGTGTCCGAGCGCGCGTTCGCCGAACTCAGCGACGTCTACCAGATCGCCGACAAGACCGAGCGTCAGAACGCCGACGACGCGATCAAGGACCGTGTCAAGGCCGAGCTCATCGAAGCCACCGAAGCGGGTTCGCTGCCGGCTGCGGCTCCGCTGGAGTTCTCCGCGGCGTACAAGTCCGTCACCAAGAAGATCGTCCGCGGTCGCATCCTCACCGAGGGCACCCGCATCGACGGCCGCGGCCTGGCGGACATCCGTCCGCTCGACGCCGAGGTGCAGGTCATCCCGCGCGTGCACGGCTCCGCGATCTTCCAGCGCGGCGAGACCCAGATCATGGGTGTCACCACGCTCAACATGCTCAAGATGGAGCAGCAGATCGACTCGCTGTCGCCCACCACGAGCAAGCGGTACATGCACCACTACAACTTCCCGCCCTACTCGACCGGTGAGACCGGCCGCGTGGGTTCGCCGAAGCGTCGCGAGATCGGGCACGGCTTCCTCGCCGAGCGCGCCCTCGTGCCGGTGCTGCCGAGCCGCGAGGAGTTCCCCTACGCGATCCGTCAGGTCTCCGAGGCCCTCGGTTCCAACGGCTCCACGTCGATGGGCTCCGTCTGCGCCTCGACCCTCTCGCTGCTGAACGCGGGTGTGCCGCTGCGCGCCCCCGTCGCCGGCATCGCGATGGGGCTCGTCTCCGACGAGGTGAACGGGGAGACCCGCTACGCCGCGCTGACCGACATCCTGGGTGCGGAGGACGCGCTCGGTGACATGGACTTCAAGGTCGCCGGCACGAGCGAGTTCGTCACCGCCATCCAGCTCGACACGAAGCTCGACGGCATCCCGTCTTCGGTGCTCGCGGGTGCGCTGACCCAGGCGCGCGATGCGCGCCTGACGATCCTCAACGTCCTCAACGCCGCGATCGACGCACCCGACGAGATGGCGCCGACCGCTCCGCGCGTCATCAGCGTCCAGATCCCGGTCGACAAGATCGGCGAGCTGATCGGCCCGAAGGGCAAGACGATCAACGCGATCCAGGACGAGACCGGCGCGCAGATCTCCATCGAGGAGGACGGCACCGTCTACATCGGCGCGACCGACGGCCCTTCGGCCGAGGCTGCTCGGGCCCAGGTGAACGCGATCGCCAACCCCACTAACCCGGAGGTCGGCGAGCAGTTCCTCGGCACCGTCGTGAAGATCGCCACCTTCGGCGCCTTCATCTCGCTGCTGCCCGGCAAGGACGGTCTGCTGCACGTCACCGAGGTGCGCAAGCTCGCCGGAGGCAAGCGGGTAGAGAACGTCGAGGACGTGCTCTCCGTGGGCCAGAAGATCCTCGTGAAGATCACGAAGATCGACGACCGCGGCAAGCTGTCGCTCGAGCCCGTGCTCGATGACGCGCCCGCTGCGGACGAGGCTCCGGCCGAGGACGCCGCCGAGTAA
- a CDS encoding dihydrofolate reductase, whose amino-acid sequence MTWVGLIWAEAAGGVIGAEGGMPWHVPEDLAHFKEITRGAPVVMGRKTWDSLPERFRPLPDRDNIVVTRQQDWSAEGARRAATVTEAVRGQEKVWIIGGAEIFRQVIAGADRLEVTEIDLEVDGDTFAPSKAGWRVVQEGDWQTSRTGVRYRFLRYER is encoded by the coding sequence ATGACCTGGGTGGGGCTCATCTGGGCCGAGGCCGCCGGTGGGGTGATCGGCGCCGAGGGGGGTATGCCCTGGCACGTCCCCGAGGACCTGGCGCACTTCAAGGAGATCACCCGGGGCGCGCCGGTCGTCATGGGGCGAAAGACGTGGGACTCGCTGCCGGAGCGGTTCCGTCCGCTGCCCGATCGCGACAACATCGTGGTCACGCGCCAGCAGGACTGGTCAGCGGAAGGCGCTCGTCGTGCCGCGACGGTGACGGAAGCCGTCCGCGGTCAGGAGAAGGTGTGGATCATCGGCGGCGCCGAGATCTTCCGCCAGGTGATCGCGGGCGCTGACCGCCTGGAGGTCACGGAGATCGACCTCGAGGTCGACGGCGACACCTTCGCTCCCTCGAAGGCCGGCTGGCGCGTGGTGCAGGAGGGGGACTGGCAGACGTCCCGTACCGGTGTCCGCTACCGCTTCCTGAGGTACGAGCGCTGA
- a CDS encoding aldo/keto reductase — protein MRLFGVGAGPDAERAALEHQDHPSAPIPIVGPGVGESIRTALGETGYETFPLMLGAAEFGWNVDLETSHGILDRYVEFGGNAIHTADGFSGGRSEHILGQWLRSRDQRERVVLSVRIGAHADNPGLGSVNLVRAVEGSLTRLAVERIDVLYLDATLDATTNLEDTLATVEWLVEAGKIGAVGAYGFTPERLVEARILASAGYPRITVIDTPYNLVRRQPFEGDLRLVAGAQNLAVTPSHALEHGFLSGRHRSKALASRGVRGEQLRGHLNRRGIKVLRALDQVAAELAVPVAAVSIAWLLAQRTVAAPIVNTFATDHVDELMQGAGVTLSRAHVAELTRAGA, from the coding sequence ATGCGGTTGTTCGGCGTAGGCGCAGGACCCGACGCTGAACGCGCCGCGCTGGAGCACCAGGATCACCCGTCCGCACCCATCCCGATCGTCGGGCCCGGTGTGGGGGAGTCCATTCGCACCGCTCTCGGTGAGACCGGGTACGAGACGTTCCCGCTGATGCTCGGCGCCGCGGAGTTCGGGTGGAACGTCGATCTCGAGACGAGTCACGGCATCCTCGACAGGTACGTGGAGTTCGGCGGCAACGCCATCCACACTGCCGACGGGTTCTCCGGCGGCAGAAGCGAGCACATCCTCGGTCAGTGGCTGCGGTCGCGGGACCAGCGGGAGCGTGTCGTCCTCAGTGTCCGCATCGGGGCGCATGCCGACAACCCCGGCCTTGGGTCGGTCAACCTCGTCCGGGCCGTCGAGGGTTCGCTCACCCGTCTCGCCGTCGAACGCATCGACGTGCTCTACCTGGACGCCACACTGGACGCGACCACCAACCTCGAGGACACCTTGGCCACGGTCGAGTGGCTCGTCGAGGCCGGGAAGATCGGCGCGGTCGGCGCTTACGGTTTCACTCCGGAGAGGCTCGTCGAGGCGCGCATCCTCGCCTCCGCGGGATACCCGCGGATCACGGTGATCGACACACCGTACAACCTCGTCCGTCGGCAGCCGTTCGAGGGCGATCTGCGACTCGTCGCCGGGGCGCAGAACCTCGCCGTCACGCCGTCTCACGCGCTGGAGCACGGGTTCCTCTCCGGGCGTCATCGCTCGAAGGCCCTCGCCTCGCGGGGCGTCAGGGGTGAGCAGCTCCGTGGACACCTCAACCGCCGCGGGATCAAAGTGCTGCGCGCGCTCGACCAGGTGGCCGCGGAGCTCGCCGTTCCGGTCGCCGCCGTCTCCATCGCCTGGCTGCTCGCGCAGCGCACGGTGGCTGCGCCGATCGTGAACACGTTCGCGACGGACCACGTCGACGAGCTCATGCAGGGGGCCGGTGTGACGCTCTCCCGTGCGCACGTCGCAGAGCTCACCCGCGCGGGCGCCTGA
- the dapB gene encoding 4-hydroxy-tetrahydrodipicolinate reductase produces the protein MTTKVALVGGTGKLGTIIGAVIAELDGFEVSRVLTSASDLSELAGSDLVIDASTPQISIDVVRAAVEHGLNVLVATSGWSAERIALVRPLVEAAGTGAVFIPNFSLGSVLGSALAAAAAPYFGSAEIVEAHRETKVDSPSGTAVRTAELIAAARAAQGPVSAPHADQRARGQQVGSVPIHSLRRPGVIAKQEVILSGPGESLTFTHDTTDPALAYAPGIRLAVPYAATATGVVVGLENMIDIGIRS, from the coding sequence ATGACCACGAAGGTAGCCCTCGTCGGCGGGACCGGAAAGCTGGGAACGATCATCGGCGCGGTGATCGCAGAGCTCGACGGTTTCGAGGTGAGCCGGGTGCTGACGTCGGCCAGCGACCTTTCCGAGCTCGCCGGTTCCGATCTCGTGATCGACGCCTCCACGCCGCAGATCAGCATCGATGTGGTGCGGGCAGCGGTGGAGCACGGCCTCAACGTCCTCGTCGCAACGTCCGGCTGGTCCGCCGAGCGGATCGCCCTCGTCCGACCGCTGGTCGAGGCAGCCGGCACCGGGGCGGTCTTCATCCCCAACTTCTCGCTCGGTTCCGTGCTCGGCTCTGCCCTCGCCGCCGCGGCCGCGCCCTACTTCGGCTCCGCGGAGATCGTGGAGGCACACCGGGAGACCAAGGTCGACTCGCCGAGCGGGACCGCCGTCCGCACCGCGGAGCTCATCGCTGCCGCCCGTGCCGCCCAGGGTCCGGTCAGCGCGCCGCACGCGGATCAGCGCGCGCGTGGCCAGCAGGTCGGCAGCGTGCCCATCCACTCTCTCCGTCGGCCGGGGGTGATCGCGAAGCAGGAGGTGATCCTGTCCGGGCCGGGCGAGTCCCTCACCTTCACGCACGACACCACGGACCCCGCGCTGGCCTATGCGCCGGGCATCCGCCTGGCCGTGCCGTATGCGGCGACCGCGACCGGCGTCGTCGTCGGCCTGGAGAACATGATCGACATCGGCATCCGATCGTGA
- a CDS encoding DUF4395 domain-containing protein has translation MTPPPGIDPRGPRFAAAITAFLLAVATYFALIGISTAWITRGWFALTRSSEFAFVGGRGWAVTVSGLSERALDPGFLLATLIALLFLWGVISPRTAPWGVLYRHVVRPRLAAPAELEDPRPPRFAQGVGLVVVGLGLLFHLAGVPWALPIATAAAFLAAFLNAAFGLCLGCQLYLLLQRIGLTGRPRRAA, from the coding sequence ATGACCCCTCCCCCCGGCATCGATCCGCGCGGTCCCCGCTTCGCGGCGGCGATCACGGCGTTCCTGCTCGCCGTCGCGACGTACTTCGCCCTCATCGGAATCTCCACGGCATGGATCACCAGAGGCTGGTTCGCGCTGACGCGATCGTCGGAATTCGCGTTCGTCGGAGGACGAGGGTGGGCGGTGACGGTATCCGGTCTCTCCGAGCGGGCACTCGACCCTGGGTTCCTCCTCGCCACGCTCATCGCGCTGCTGTTCCTCTGGGGTGTCATCTCCCCGCGCACCGCACCGTGGGGTGTCCTCTACCGCCACGTCGTGCGCCCGCGCCTCGCGGCGCCCGCCGAGCTGGAGGATCCTCGACCCCCGCGATTCGCCCAGGGCGTCGGTCTCGTCGTGGTCGGCCTCGGCCTCCTGTTCCACCTCGCGGGAGTGCCATGGGCTCTGCCGATCGCGACCGCCGCGGCGTTCCTCGCCGCTTTCCTCAACGCCGCGTTCGGACTCTGCCTCGGGTGCCAGCTCTACCTCCTGCTGCAGCGCATCGGTCTGACCGGACGACCGCGCCGCGCCGCCTGA
- a CDS encoding histidine phosphatase family protein — translation MTHYIYLVRHGEHQDAEHGLADGPLSPRGQRQAELIADRLSGLPLDAVWHSPLLRAAETARAIAGRLPSVDPEPSALLFDCVPTGMTEETPAVFEPFFGSVTEAEIDAGRAQMSDAVNEFLVRKTGDVHEVLITHNFVISWFVREVLAAPDWRWMTLNQSHCGLTVIAQKQGRPWTLLTHNDTGHLPMELRTGIPDALLV, via the coding sequence GTGACGCACTACATTTATCTGGTCAGACACGGTGAACATCAGGATGCCGAGCATGGCCTCGCCGACGGACCCCTCTCGCCGCGCGGTCAGCGTCAGGCGGAGCTGATCGCGGATCGACTGTCCGGTCTGCCACTGGACGCTGTCTGGCACTCGCCGCTGCTGCGCGCGGCCGAGACGGCGCGGGCCATCGCCGGTCGTCTTCCCTCCGTGGACCCGGAGCCGTCTGCTCTTCTCTTCGACTGCGTCCCGACGGGGATGACCGAGGAGACGCCGGCGGTGTTCGAGCCCTTCTTCGGTTCGGTCACCGAGGCCGAGATCGACGCAGGCCGCGCCCAGATGTCGGACGCCGTCAACGAGTTCCTCGTGCGGAAGACCGGTGACGTGCATGAGGTCCTGATCACCCACAACTTCGTGATCTCGTGGTTCGTCCGCGAGGTGCTCGCCGCCCCCGACTGGCGGTGGATGACACTCAACCAGTCCCACTGCGGTCTGACGGTGATCGCGCAGAAGCAGGGGCGGCCGTGGACCCTGCTCACGCACAACGACACGGGCCATCTGCCCATGGAGCTGCGGACGGGCATCCCGGACGCGCTGCTCGTGTGA
- a CDS encoding SDR family NAD(P)-dependent oxidoreductase, whose product MPTALITGASAGLGAEFARQLARRRADLVLVARSEETLSSLAAELRSEWGVAVEVLGADLSEEDGVERLAARLRDRDDPIDLLVNNAGFGLPLRFADNDIEDEVRHLRVHVEASMRLMHAALQTMRGRGGRIINVASVAGFISRSTYSACKGWLIDFSRWANTAYGPDGVSVTALCPGFTHTSFHERMGLAVGEEGVPSVLWLDAGDVVREGLRDAARGKAVSIPSVRYKAVVAVTKVLPRSLTAAVARRGRV is encoded by the coding sequence ATGCCCACCGCACTGATCACCGGAGCAAGCGCGGGACTGGGCGCCGAGTTCGCGCGTCAGCTCGCTCGTCGGCGCGCCGATCTCGTGCTCGTGGCACGCTCGGAGGAGACGCTGTCGTCGCTTGCGGCGGAGCTGCGCAGCGAATGGGGAGTGGCCGTCGAGGTGCTGGGCGCCGACCTGTCCGAGGAGGACGGCGTCGAGCGCCTCGCGGCTCGGCTCCGCGATCGGGACGACCCGATCGACCTGCTCGTGAACAACGCCGGCTTCGGGTTGCCGCTGCGGTTCGCCGACAACGACATCGAGGACGAGGTGCGGCACCTCCGCGTGCACGTCGAGGCCTCGATGCGCCTCATGCATGCCGCGCTGCAGACCATGCGGGGTCGAGGCGGCCGGATCATCAACGTCGCTTCGGTCGCCGGATTCATCTCGCGTTCGACCTACTCCGCCTGCAAGGGCTGGCTCATCGATTTCAGCCGGTGGGCGAACACCGCGTACGGCCCGGACGGCGTCAGCGTCACGGCGCTCTGTCCCGGATTCACGCACACGTCCTTCCACGAGCGGATGGGTCTCGCCGTCGGCGAGGAGGGCGTGCCGTCGGTCCTCTGGCTCGACGCCGGTGACGTCGTTCGGGAGGGGCTGCGCGACGCTGCGCGCGGCAAAGCCGTGTCCATCCCGTCCGTGCGGTACAAGGCCGTCGTGGCGGTGACGAAGGTCCTGCCGCGATCCCTCACCGCGGCCGTCGCCCGACGGGGCCGGGTCTGA
- the dapA gene encoding 4-hydroxy-tetrahydrodipicolinate synthase: MTHSGNPFGQVLVALVTPMTADGEVDWPAVEKHIDDVITAGADGIVVTGTTGETSTLTDPEKLKLVEVGKSVSAGRAKIITGGGSNETAHAIELYKASEKAGADGIMIVTPYYNKPTQAGILTHFRLVADATDLPVILYDIPGRTGVPIKYETILRLAKHPNILAVKDAKGDFSEVSRVLNQTDLMYFSGDDANVLPHLSIGATGLIGVTANVAAAPYRTIIDAVNRGDLATATAEHRRLEPLVRAVMTHVPGTVAAKYILHGLGRISSPRVRLPLVGPEEWEAALIEDELDLVTGVPGADFSNFRPDRNAAAGGALPKVHGTTR, translated from the coding sequence ATGACGCACTCGGGCAACCCTTTCGGACAGGTTCTCGTCGCGCTCGTCACTCCGATGACGGCCGACGGCGAAGTCGATTGGCCCGCCGTCGAGAAGCACATCGATGATGTGATCACCGCGGGGGCGGACGGCATCGTCGTGACGGGAACGACCGGCGAGACCTCGACCCTGACGGACCCCGAGAAGCTCAAGCTCGTCGAGGTCGGCAAGTCCGTCTCGGCCGGCCGCGCGAAGATCATCACCGGCGGCGGCTCCAACGAGACCGCCCACGCCATCGAGCTCTACAAGGCGAGCGAGAAGGCCGGGGCCGACGGCATCATGATCGTCACCCCGTACTACAACAAGCCGACGCAGGCCGGCATCCTCACGCACTTCCGACTGGTCGCCGACGCGACGGACCTGCCGGTCATCCTCTACGACATCCCGGGTCGGACCGGTGTGCCCATCAAGTACGAGACGATCCTTCGCCTTGCCAAGCACCCCAACATCCTCGCCGTGAAGGACGCCAAGGGCGACTTCTCCGAGGTGAGCCGTGTGCTCAACCAGACCGACCTCATGTACTTCTCCGGTGACGACGCGAACGTGCTGCCGCACCTGTCCATCGGCGCGACCGGCCTCATCGGCGTGACCGCGAACGTGGCCGCCGCTCCGTACCGGACCATCATCGACGCGGTGAACCGGGGCGACCTCGCCACCGCGACCGCGGAGCACAGGCGGCTGGAACCGCTGGTCCGAGCCGTCATGACGCACGTCCCGGGCACTGTGGCCGCGAAGTACATCCTGCATGGGCTGGGTCGCATCTCCAGCCCGCGCGTCCGTCTTCCCCTCGTCGGCCCGGAGGAGTGGGAGGCCGCCCTCATCGAGGACGAACTCGACCTCGTCACGGGCGTGCCAGGGGCGGACTTCTCGAACTTCCGGCCCGACCGCAACGCGGCCGCGGGCGGTGCTCTGCCGAAGGTGCACGGCACGACGCGCTGA
- a CDS encoding OsmC family peroxiredoxin: protein MPVTSEAAATWTGSLTEGSGTVAFSSSQLGTFPLDWKSRSEGSDTTTTPEELIAAAHASCFSMALSHALAENGTPPERVDTSASVTFKPGVGITGSHLNVNATVPGLSPEKFQEVAEGAKTGCPVSQALAGIEITLEATLA, encoded by the coding sequence ATGCCCGTCACCAGTGAAGCCGCCGCCACCTGGACCGGATCGCTCACGGAAGGTTCCGGCACGGTCGCCTTCTCCTCCTCGCAGCTGGGGACGTTCCCGCTCGACTGGAAGTCCCGCAGCGAGGGCAGCGACACCACCACGACGCCGGAGGAGCTCATCGCGGCTGCCCATGCCTCCTGCTTCAGCATGGCCCTCTCGCACGCCCTCGCCGAGAACGGCACACCGCCGGAGCGTGTCGACACCAGCGCCTCCGTCACCTTCAAGCCGGGCGTCGGCATCACCGGCAGCCACCTGAACGTCAACGCCACCGTGCCCGGGCTGAGCCCGGAGAAGTTCCAGGAAGTCGCCGAAGGCGCCAAGACCGGGTGCCCCGTATCCCAGGCCCTGGCGGGCATCGAGATCACCCTCGAAGCGACTCTGGCCTGA
- a CDS encoding thymidylate synthase codes for MSAAVPTPYEDLLRDVLETGTHKSDRTGTGTTSVFGRQIRFDLAQGFPLITTKRVHFKSIAYELLWFLRGDSNVRWLQENGVSIWDEWADEDGDLGPVYGVQWRSWPTADGRSIDQLAEVIEQIRRSPDSRRLLVSAWNPADIPDMALAPCHALFQFYVADGKLSCQLYQRSADMFLGVPFNIASYALLTMMIAQQVGLQPGDFVWTGGDCHVYDNHVEQVREQLTREAYPYPTLRFARKPDSIFDYRYEDFVVEDYQHHAPIRAAVAV; via the coding sequence ATGAGCGCTGCCGTCCCGACACCGTACGAAGACCTGCTCCGCGACGTGCTCGAGACGGGCACACACAAGAGCGATCGGACCGGGACCGGGACCACGAGCGTGTTCGGACGGCAGATCCGCTTCGACCTGGCGCAGGGCTTCCCTCTCATCACCACGAAGCGCGTCCACTTCAAGTCCATCGCGTACGAGCTGCTGTGGTTCCTGCGCGGCGACTCGAACGTGCGATGGCTGCAGGAGAACGGTGTGTCGATCTGGGACGAGTGGGCGGACGAGGACGGCGACCTCGGCCCGGTCTACGGCGTGCAGTGGCGCTCCTGGCCGACCGCCGACGGCCGCAGCATCGACCAGCTGGCCGAGGTCATCGAGCAGATCCGGCGTTCGCCCGACTCCCGGCGCCTCCTCGTGTCCGCCTGGAACCCGGCCGACATCCCCGACATGGCCCTCGCGCCCTGCCACGCGCTCTTCCAGTTCTACGTCGCCGACGGCAAGCTGTCCTGCCAGCTCTATCAGCGCAGCGCGGACATGTTCCTCGGAGTTCCGTTCAACATCGCCTCGTATGCGCTGCTGACGATGATGATCGCGCAGCAGGTCGGTCTGCAGCCCGGGGACTTCGTGTGGACCGGCGGCGACTGCCACGTCTACGACAACCATGTCGAGCAGGTGCGCGAGCAGCTCACCCGCGAGGCATACCCGTACCCGACGCTGCGATTCGCCCGGAAGCCCGACTCGATCTTCGACTACCGATACGAGGACTTCGTCGTCGAGGACTACCAGCACCACGCACCGATCAGGGCGGCGGTGGCGGTATGA